A stretch of the Flavobacterium aquiphilum genome encodes the following:
- a CDS encoding helix-turn-helix domain-containing protein, which translates to MRVQLIEKRILNKQLSMKQIAFEFDFTDESHLSNYFKKQRNIKPSAMKKLLQMDFSG; encoded by the coding sequence CTGAGAGTTCAATTAATTGAAAAAAGAATTTTAAATAAGCAATTATCGATGAAGCAAATTGCTTTTGAATTTGATTTCACCGATGAAAGCCACCTTTCAAATTATTTCAAAAAACAGAGAAATATAAAGCCGAGTGCGATGAAGAAATTATTACAGATGGATTTCTCAGGGTAG